The window AGTTCTTACAGCGTACCGCCCAACACTTCGGCCAACCCTCCCCCCCGCCAACACCGGCCCGGCCCCCGCAGCCTGGCCGCCCAAGGAGCGcgccgcggccccccccccgccgccgctccccacCGCCACGCGGGCTCACCCCTATTCTCCTGCTGCAGGTCGCGGATCTGCGTGTTCtcctgggagaggagaaggtGCGGCCGCAGCCGGTTCGGGTCGGCCCGCTCCGCCGCGGCGCCCTGGCCCTGCAGAGACACGGCTGTGGGTCCGCCCGCCccccgctcgccgcccgccccccgctcGCCGCCCGCTCTCACTTTCTCGGCCCAGGCCGCGCCCGCCTCCCTCATGGCGGCGACGCGCTGGTGCAGGACGGCGGACTGGTCGATGAGCGACTCGGCCGCCGTGTCGTGCTCCTTCAGCCGCTCCAGCAGCGTCTTCGCGTCCGTCAGGATCTTCTCGATGGTGCAGCTCATGGCGGAGCGGGCGCCAGCAGCGCTCCTCACCTTCGCGGCGGCCCCATGCCCGGCGGCGCGCGcccccggcggggcgcgggcagcGCGAGCCAGCGGCCCAGGGACGCCGCCAGCGCCCTCCGCCGCCGCTTCCGGCCCCGGCGTTCGCACCGCACGTGCGCAGGCGCGGGCCGGAGCGCGAGCGCCGCTCGAATGGCGCGCGATGGCCGCGGGCCGCCAGAGGGCGCCCTCCCCACCGCCAGAgggcgccccccaccccgccggcAGAGGGCGCCCCGGGTCCGCCggccgccccgcagccgccccaGGCCCTGGGGCTCCCTTCCCCGCGGGGCGGCTCCGCCCCCCTCCAGGGAACCGGCGCCGCGAGGCCGCCGCACCCGCGCGGCGCCGGCGCCCTCGGGACGTGCCTTTCGCCGCAGCAGCCCCGCCGCGCGCCGCGGCCCTTCGGCGCGTGCCCTCAGCCGCGCTGCGCAGCGCCGCGTCGCGCCAGGTGGAAAGGCTCTGGTGCAAGGAATGCTGCTCTGCGCAGCGCAGCCTGTTTGCAGAAGGGCGCGTACCCTTGACCCAAGGGGGTTCTGGTTATCTCTTTAAAAAGTCCCTTAAACAGTGTGTGATAAATTCTGGGCCGAGATCTGTTGAGCTGTCATCTTATCTAATATTCCTGTTTGTCCCTTTTAACAGTAAACATCCTCTACTCAAGTTAAAATAACAAGCTTTGTAATGCTGACTTGCTTCTTTGATACTTATTTGCTAACCAAAGCTACCGTTAGTGATCTGTGATGCCCTTGACGCTTTGCTTAACTTTGTGCCACAAAGCTTTTTCAACGCTACCGACTTTATTAATAATGCTTTCAATGATGATGTTTTAACAGGACTCCCTTTGTCTCGAGTCATCTTTCAACTTTAAATCCCCATCCAGACAGACACGGAAGAAAAATCTAGGATGCTTTATAAAAGTTTCTTTACGATCCCAGAGATAATCAAGCCTAGTGCAGAGTGCTGAGTAAGATAATTTTATATAAGCAACAATTTCAAAACATTCATACAACCCAGAAGAGAATAAGCAACTGCATTTGGAGTATTTAATCAGAATCAGATTAATCAGTAAAGTATGAGATATATTTTTCCAAACTttggaaatcacagaatcatggaattatggaggttggaaaagacctccagcatcaagtccaaccgccaacccaacgcccccaggcctcctaaaccacgtccccaaGCGCCACGTCTACATGCTTTtggaacccccccagggatggtgactccccacctctctgggcagcctcttccaatccctgaccactcctgcagctcccctgatgcagcctgaggccatcAAATGGAAAGCAAATGCAATGCTGCTTTATAGTAACTTGTGGGGAACAGAAGGTCTAGACCACGCTTTACAGCAGGTTTTAACTTCTGGtacttccttatttttcttattagaGCATACTAAAAGACACCTTGTTATCAGAATTCCTTTTTCGTAATGGGTGATTCACAAACATTTGGAAAATGGCAAATATTACAGTGCTTACATTCTGGTTATGGAAGAAGTTGGCAAAAGACCACCCCAGCCTAATGCAGGCATGGCATCCGCAAGCTGTGGCCAGTCCTTGTTTCCCCTGTCCCGCCGTCTGTCCCCCACTGGCGTATCCCCAGCTGACCCCACCTGCGCGGGTCAGCACCTGCTCTTGCTGCAGTCTGCCCACACTCCCGATGCTGCGGCTGCCTTAAAGCCTCTGCCAGTACACCCATTTTTGCAGAGCCTTGAGCAGCCACACAGGAGTAGGCCTGATACAGCTATGTGGAATGATATATGTGTACCAGTTCAGTAAGTTCCCATTTTTCACCTTATTCAACATAAGGAAGCTCCGTAAAAATCGAACGTGCAATCTCCAAGATTCCGCTTAATTCAGGTTTTCCGCAGGGAGGGACTCAATGAGCCGCTTCAAAATGCAGCACTGGAAATTCCAATGCATATCTACTAGGAAGTCAGCTAAAGGAACACCCTGTTTGTGCAGCATGAAGGATCACTGCACCTCAGCAGAAGCTGCACCTGGATTGTATGTCTGAATTGCTGGCCTGTTCTGCTCCTTGCGCTTATGATTTGATACTCACTTTTCCCTGGCTTCCAAGATGACATCCTGGCCTTTCATGACAAGCAGAGCCAAGCAAGGCAGACAGGGGCCAGCACTGCTATATCAGGCTTTCGTTTCAGGATCAGTGCAGTCCCTCTGTGGGATTCTGGCTACTGGAAATAAAACTGCAGAGTAAGGAGATGGAAGTCCATTATACTGCCACCACACAGCACTTAGTCTTGTGTTCTCTCAAGGATGTGGCTCGCCCCCTCTCCAGCAGATCTTTTGACACAGAATCATTTGTTCAACTTCCAAAGGACAGCAGAATAAGCTAGCGTGGCGCCAGGACACAGATCGGATCCCAGTAGGACAAAGCTCCTTGATTTAAATGCTGGGAATGCTTGTCACCAAAACTTCTAGTATGTAGCAACAGAGCTTAAACAAATCAACGGATGAGCATTTTCTGAGTAGTGGTGTCTTATAATTCCTTTGGCTTATCACATCAATTCTGTATAAACTGAAGAGAATGTATAAATTTGGCTTCTCAAACTTTTTAGTGTTTAACTTCCATTCGATTAAACACTTATGTATGTGtacaaagtgaaaaatgagGTTACAAGAGGTTAATGCTTTAATGCTTTTAATAACTCTTAACCACATGGCTGTATTTTGTCAAACAGAACATGGATTTGTTCTAGCAGGAAAAGTATACGCTAGCTAGAAGCATGTTGAGGCTCTCCAAAACAGCAAAGCTGCTACAGAACCAAAACCATTTCTAGGCCATCTTTGAAAAATCATAAATAGTATTTCTGTGATGGAATAAATACACAGCATTTCTGAGTACAGCTGAGGAGGTTCTTGCtcacagcaggaaaataaaaaaggaaggaaatctAGACAGGCCAAAGGCACAGCAGAAGTAAAGAGACTGGTAACAGACGCAGCACAGAATCCTGAGCACAGCACAGGATCTGTAAACCTGGGACAAGTTCAGGCGTTGGTACCGAGGATGTCAAAACCATGTGCAGCAGGTAACACCCGTAACTGGCCCAGAAACGGGAGTGGAGGAGATGAGGGATAACAATGCACAGAGGAACCAATGGGCAGAAAACAGCAATATCTGAGACAGATTGAGTGGCATCTAAATGCTGGAAGTAGATAAAAAAGGCACATTTCTACAGCAATTCTTGGATTTCAGGTAAAATCCCATTAACAGTAAGTCAGCAGAGTTTGAAAAATTTTGTCTGGGTCTCTGAAAGCACAAGTCTCGCATAGTAATGCAGCAGGCATTACCTTTTCAAAAGCTGAAGGTGGTATTTCTCATTTCCACCAGAAGTCCTTCCCTGAGTGTCTAACAGCCAAATATTTCAGCAGCTACCAcgtgtttaaaaagcaaaacagacttCTCTCTCATAGCACACACCCTAACACTTTTTGactgcttgcttttaaaactaaatgACGGTGTTAACAGAGTCATCAGCTACTGCCGCAATTTCACTGGTATTGCCCTCAACAAAATCTGCAGCACAGAGACTCACAGACCAGGAAGCCGAGTGAATCCTCTTCTTGCACTTCCCAGCCTATACTTCAAGGTGGATTACTGCTGCATAAGCCAGAGTTGTTCTGTGACAAAAGTTATTACCAAGAAAATTAGTCTTATTGTTCATCTTAATTATTCTGCTTTGATAAATCTCGAAGAGTCACCCATTTCACCACAGCATTTACATTTATGAGTCTAATATTCTTTTtactattaaaacaaatgtcCTTAAGATGGAATCCAGGCTGGAAAAAAGGGACAACATTATCATTGATAAATGGATATATCCAGCTATTTCAGTCTCTCAGCAGCAAGACTCCATTGCTGATAAAATGCTGACCAATGGATTCCacaataattattttgtaatgCTTAATACAGAGTGTCAAGATATTCTGCTTTATGGAAATTGGGCCCAGGACTTGGCTTCTCTTTGCTGTACCTACAAAGAAGTACAGTCATTTAGGAACCTCGATGCTTAAAGTTACATTTACAAGTACTGCCTATGAACCATCGATTCTGAGATCATTGCAGGAGATTGTCGTCAGCCTTTAGTTATCTTTACTTTCTTCCACATTGTGCCTTGCTGAATACTGAGGCACTGGAGCATTTTACTGACAAATCTTTGTCTTCCTGCCAAAGGGAAACACATAGATTTGGCACAAGGTATTGAAAGGTGGAGATGTAAGGATACCCATACATTTTGTTAGTGTTGAATAGCCAGGCTTATTATTAGCACCTGTTCTCCCTTAAGGCAGCGGGACTGCCCTGCATACCAAGCTTAAGGAATGCCCAGAAGGAACAGGAACATTTTGTAGGCTGTCTTGAGATTTTCAAATAACTTTAAAGCAGTTTGACTCTTTCATTTGAATTCAACATAAGTCAAGTGTTTAGCTCTTCAGGACTTGTGAAAAGCCTGTAAGCAAATGCATAGCGAAACTCACCAACAGCTTCATGGTTAagtaaaaaaatcagtcttaaaAAGATcaaaattgtttttcctctctggtcCAATACAGTC of the Phalacrocorax carbo chromosome 23, bPhaCar2.1, whole genome shotgun sequence genome contains:
- the SIKE1 gene encoding suppressor of IKBKE 1 isoform X3: MSCTIEKILTDAKTLLERLKEHDTAAESLIDQSAVLHQRVAAMREAGAAWAEKVRAGGERGAGGERGAGGPTAVSLQGQGAAAERADPNRLRPHLLLSQENTQIRDLQQENRELWISLEEHQDALELIMSKYRKQMLQLLQGRKGEDTEPALKVHQANSLEIESQIDRICEMGEVMRKAIQVDDDQFFKVQEKLAQLEQKY